In Aquiflexum balticum DSM 16537, a single genomic region encodes these proteins:
- a CDS encoding amidohydrolase family protein codes for MTIDSHQHFWKFDPVRDAWIDTSMNTIQRDFMPLDLKPELEKTGFDGCIAVQADQSAMETQFLLNLANEFPWIQKVVGWVDLNSPEIESKLESHMSEPKLAGFRMILQVLEPEAMEDPKFLYGISLLQKYGFTYDILIYPKHLKAAFELAKKYPDQPFVLDHLAKPNIKGGEYEFWKQGISGISELPNVWCKVSGMVTEADWKHWKPEDFKLYLDHISDSFGSKRLMFGSDWPVCLLAGNYSTVFDLAYHYYKSFSQEEQKGIFGNNACEFYGIKRNE; via the coding sequence ATGACCATCGACTCCCATCAGCATTTTTGGAAATTTGATCCTGTAAGAGATGCTTGGATAGATACCTCTATGAATACAATCCAAAGGGATTTTATGCCTTTGGATTTAAAGCCTGAATTGGAAAAAACAGGCTTTGATGGATGCATTGCTGTTCAGGCAGATCAGTCAGCTATGGAGACACAGTTTCTCTTGAACCTGGCAAATGAATTTCCCTGGATACAAAAAGTAGTGGGTTGGGTCGATTTGAATTCCCCTGAAATTGAGTCCAAACTGGAATCACACATGTCCGAACCAAAACTTGCCGGATTCAGGATGATTCTGCAGGTTTTGGAACCGGAAGCGATGGAGGATCCAAAATTTCTGTACGGGATAAGTTTATTGCAAAAATACGGATTCACCTACGATATTCTGATTTATCCAAAACACCTAAAGGCTGCTTTTGAGCTCGCAAAAAAATATCCTGATCAACCCTTTGTGCTAGATCACTTGGCCAAACCCAATATCAAAGGAGGAGAATATGAGTTTTGGAAGCAGGGAATTTCCGGAATTTCAGAACTACCCAATGTGTGGTGCAAGGTTTCAGGGATGGTTACAGAAGCTGATTGGAAGCATTGGAAACCTGAAGATTTCAAACTTTACCTGGACCATATTTCCGATTCCTTTGGGAGTAAAAGATTGATGTTTGGGAGTGATTGGCCAGTGTGTTTATTGGCAGGAAATTACTCTACTGTTTTTGATTTGGCTTATCACTATTATAAATCATTCAGTCAAGAGGAACAGAAAGGGATTTTTGGAAACAATGCCTGTGAATTCTATGGAATCAAAAGAAACGAATAA
- a CDS encoding SDR family NAD(P)-dependent oxidoreductase, whose product MKTIVITGGASGIGLAITRLFAKNGHQVFFIDYNVENGKNEEDKLKDENADVTFLQADVSDLVQVQSIFEEIPEKIDVLINNAGISHIGNLEATTEADFERLFQVNVKGVFNCSQAALKKLKANHGGTIINMCSVAATIGIADRFAYSMTKGAVLSMTLSIAKDYVADQIRCNCISPGRVHTPFVDGFLAKNYPGKEKEMFEKLAATQPIGRMGKPEEIAGLVYYLASDEAAFITGSNFPIDGGFLGIKM is encoded by the coding sequence ATGAAAACAATCGTTATCACAGGGGGAGCAAGTGGCATTGGATTAGCCATAACCCGACTTTTTGCTAAAAATGGCCATCAGGTTTTTTTTATAGACTATAATGTGGAAAATGGAAAAAATGAAGAAGATAAATTAAAGGACGAAAACGCTGATGTGACTTTTCTCCAAGCAGACGTTTCTGACTTAGTTCAGGTCCAGTCCATTTTTGAAGAGATACCTGAAAAAATAGACGTCCTGATCAATAATGCAGGCATATCCCACATCGGAAATCTAGAAGCAACTACTGAAGCGGATTTTGAAAGACTTTTTCAAGTCAATGTAAAAGGAGTTTTTAACTGTAGTCAGGCTGCTCTTAAAAAACTTAAAGCAAATCATGGGGGTACCATCATCAATATGTGTTCTGTGGCGGCGACAATAGGGATTGCTGATAGATTTGCCTATTCCATGACCAAGGGAGCGGTCTTGTCCATGACCCTTTCCATTGCCAAGGATTATGTAGCAGATCAGATCCGGTGCAACTGCATTTCTCCAGGTAGGGTACATACCCCTTTTGTTGATGGTTTTTTGGCCAAAAATTATCCTGGAAAAGAGAAGGAAATGTTTGAAAAACTTGCTGCCACCCAACCCATCGGCAGAATGGGAAAGCCCGAAGAAATCGCCGGATTGGTCTATTACCTTGCTTCAGATGAAGCTGCATTTATTACCGGAAGCAATTTTCCCATTGATGGAGGATTTTTGGGTATAAAAATGTAG
- a CDS encoding L-fucose dehydrogenase has protein sequence MDLKIKDKVFLISGGAKGIGESISRTLAEEGARVVIIDPSLEEGGKLMEEFESKGVEALHIPKRLTGPDIALEAVEKAYAKFGRIDGVVNNAGANDGVGLENGTPEDFRASVEKNLGHYFDLVHYALPYLKKNKGSIVNISSKTAVTGQGNTSGYIAAKGGQLSLTREWAVELLKYGIRVNAVIPAEVMTPLYENWLNSFDNPEEKLKEIEKRIPLGNRMTKAKEIADTVVFLLSERSSHTTGQLLFVDGGYTHLDRAL, from the coding sequence ATGGATTTAAAAATAAAAGATAAAGTATTCCTGATCTCAGGAGGCGCAAAAGGCATAGGAGAATCCATCAGCCGCACACTTGCTGAAGAGGGTGCGCGTGTAGTCATCATTGATCCGTCTTTAGAGGAAGGGGGGAAATTGATGGAAGAATTTGAATCCAAAGGAGTCGAGGCCCTGCACATCCCCAAAAGATTGACCGGACCTGATATTGCCCTGGAGGCAGTGGAAAAGGCATATGCGAAATTTGGAAGGATTGATGGTGTGGTCAACAATGCCGGGGCGAATGATGGAGTTGGTCTGGAAAATGGTACACCGGAAGACTTTCGTGCTTCAGTAGAAAAAAACTTGGGCCATTATTTTGATTTGGTCCATTATGCCCTACCCTATCTGAAAAAAAACAAAGGGAGTATCGTCAATATCAGCAGTAAAACCGCAGTTACAGGGCAAGGGAATACAAGTGGCTATATTGCTGCAAAAGGTGGTCAATTATCCCTGACAAGGGAGTGGGCTGTTGAATTGCTAAAATACGGTATCAGAGTCAATGCCGTAATTCCCGCAGAAGTAATGACGCCATTATATGAAAATTGGCTCAATAGCTTCGATAATCCTGAAGAGAAATTGAAGGAAATTGAAAAAAGAATTCCTCTTGGAAACAGGATGACAAAAGCAAAAGAGATCGCAGATACAGTCGTTTTCCTTCTCTCAGAACGCTCTTCCCATACTACAGGGCAACTCCTGTTTGTAGATGGAGGTTATACTCATCTGGACAGGGCTCTGTAG
- a CDS encoding PorP/SprF family type IX secretion system membrane protein, with protein sequence MKKFYLFFIMAILPTVLVFGQSRKYISQFNQFQSYFNPSLTGFEESIIRGFVRNQWAGLEGAPKTFFLSVEIDPAEVREASDASLIGKTAFGLNMVHDTYGPFVDTELQLSYASRIRLGKSTNLRLGASVNYNTIRLDGNNLTTEQANDPTVNQYMNSFANMQIVDFNLGMSITHQNYYFGYGAQNVNQGGISNGDIFIESKPLASVFQTGYRQSVNDKVSLAFHVMYRIQSDLPSSIDFNIKALLMEKFWVGLGHRVDHATNFQLGFLMSKLKFGYSYEIPAQGAFMIPNPTHEFMASFYLFQKIENRNETGALIW encoded by the coding sequence ATGAAAAAATTCTATCTCTTCTTTATAATGGCAATATTGCCGACGGTCTTGGTATTTGGGCAATCCAGAAAATATATCAGCCAATTTAATCAGTTTCAAAGCTACTTTAATCCTTCACTGACGGGATTTGAAGAGTCAATCATCAGAGGTTTTGTGAGAAATCAATGGGCAGGCCTCGAAGGTGCTCCCAAAACTTTTTTTCTTTCCGTAGAAATTGACCCGGCAGAGGTAAGAGAAGCAAGTGATGCTTCGCTTATCGGAAAAACTGCTTTTGGTCTGAATATGGTTCATGACACTTATGGACCATTTGTAGACACCGAACTCCAATTAAGTTATGCTTCAAGAATTCGGCTAGGGAAAAGTACGAATTTAAGATTGGGTGCCTCTGTCAACTACAATACAATAAGATTAGACGGGAATAACCTGACCACAGAACAAGCCAATGACCCTACGGTAAACCAGTATATGAACAGCTTTGCCAATATGCAGATAGTTGATTTCAATTTGGGCATGTCCATTACCCATCAAAATTATTACTTTGGTTATGGTGCCCAAAATGTCAATCAAGGCGGGATAAGTAATGGGGATATTTTTATTGAAAGTAAGCCCCTTGCAAGTGTCTTTCAAACGGGTTACAGACAGTCAGTAAATGATAAAGTTTCTTTGGCTTTTCATGTCATGTACAGAATCCAGTCAGATCTTCCCTCGTCTATTGACTTCAATATCAAAGCCCTCTTGATGGAAAAATTCTGGGTTGGATTGGGACATAGAGTGGACCATGCAACCAATTTCCAATTGGGATTTTTGATGTCCAAACTTAAATTTGGGTATTCCTATGAAATACCCGCTCAGGGTGCTTTTATGATTCCTAATCCTACACATGAATTCATGGCTTCTTTCTATTTATTCCAAAAAATTGAGAATAGGAATGAAACAGGAGCCCTCATCTGGTAA
- a CDS encoding Gfo/Idh/MocA family protein, with the protein MADPIRILVVGCGNMGASHATAYHQMPEFAICGLVARGESKIKLNEKLGANYDLFDDFESALSKTRPDAVCISTYPDTHEKMALAALEAGCHIFIEKPLADTVLGSQNIIDAAKKADKKVVVGYILRHHPSWERFIEEAQKLGKPLVMRMNLNQQSHGFMWDVHKNLMESLSPIVDCGVHYIDVMCQMTRSKPISVSAIGARLTDEIPAFNYNYGQLQIRFEDGSVGWYEAGWGPMVSDNAFFIKDVFGPKGAVSIVAKEAAAAGKSDNVDSHTKTESIKIHHAEIDAKNNFVHQNEWIDMKDEPDHQELCNREQQFFLKAIQNNTDLTDHLDDALNSLRIAFACDESVKTGKMVIL; encoded by the coding sequence ATGGCTGATCCAATAAGAATTCTCGTAGTAGGATGTGGCAATATGGGAGCTTCCCATGCAACTGCTTACCACCAAATGCCCGAATTTGCTATCTGCGGCTTGGTGGCAAGGGGAGAAAGCAAAATCAAGCTGAATGAAAAACTGGGAGCGAATTATGATCTTTTCGATGATTTTGAATCAGCTCTTTCAAAAACCAGGCCCGATGCAGTCTGTATTTCCACCTACCCTGATACCCATGAAAAAATGGCTTTAGCTGCTTTGGAAGCTGGTTGTCATATTTTTATAGAAAAGCCATTGGCTGATACCGTCTTAGGATCCCAAAATATCATTGACGCGGCAAAAAAGGCCGATAAAAAAGTTGTGGTAGGCTACATCCTCCGCCACCACCCCTCCTGGGAAAGATTCATTGAAGAAGCACAAAAGTTGGGCAAACCTCTTGTAATGCGTATGAACCTTAACCAACAAAGTCATGGATTTATGTGGGATGTGCACAAAAACCTGATGGAAAGCCTCAGTCCAATTGTAGATTGTGGTGTGCATTATATTGATGTCATGTGTCAGATGACACGTTCCAAACCCATTTCCGTGTCTGCCATCGGTGCAAGGCTTACAGATGAAATTCCCGCATTCAATTACAATTATGGGCAACTGCAGATCAGGTTTGAAGATGGTTCTGTGGGTTGGTATGAAGCAGGTTGGGGTCCCATGGTTTCAGACAATGCCTTTTTTATCAAGGATGTTTTTGGTCCAAAAGGCGCCGTTTCGATTGTAGCAAAAGAAGCTGCTGCAGCAGGAAAATCCGATAACGTGGATTCCCATACCAAAACTGAAAGTATCAAAATCCATCATGCCGAAATAGATGCCAAAAATAATTTTGTCCATCAAAATGAATGGATAGACATGAAAGATGAACCCGATCATCAGGAATTGTGTAACCGTGAACAGCAGTTCTTTCTGAAAGCCATCCAAAATAACACGGACCTTACAGATCACCTCGATGACGCATTGAACAGTCTTAGAATTGCTTTTGCATGCGATGAATCTGTAAAGACCGGAAAGATGGTAATCCTATAA
- a CDS encoding fumarylacetoacetate hydrolase family protein, which produces MKLFRFGEIGKEKPGIETPDGKRLDCSAFGEDWSEDFLDSNGLERLSHWLSYKINSLPEVDRNARIGSPIKRPSKIICVGLNYSLHAKESGMAVPEVPILFMKATSSLCGPFDHIIIPRNSTKTDWEVELAVIIGKKATYVSKEDAMEYVAGYAVHNDVSERDFQLHHGGQWVKGKSADNFAPLGPYLVTKDEISNPHNLRLWLKLNGETMQDSNTSDLVFDVPTLVSYISQYMTLLPGDIISTGTPSGVGLGLKPPRYLKEGDIVELGVEGLGISKQVAVHAK; this is translated from the coding sequence ATGAAGCTATTTAGATTTGGAGAAATTGGAAAAGAAAAACCCGGAATAGAAACCCCTGATGGTAAAAGGCTGGATTGCAGTGCTTTTGGAGAAGATTGGTCTGAAGATTTTCTTGACAGCAATGGATTGGAAAGGCTTTCCCACTGGCTGTCTTATAAAATCAACAGTTTACCTGAGGTTGATAGGAATGCAAGAATTGGTTCTCCCATCAAAAGACCCTCAAAAATCATTTGTGTAGGATTGAATTATTCCCTTCATGCAAAAGAAAGCGGAATGGCCGTGCCTGAAGTGCCGATTTTGTTTATGAAAGCCACCTCTTCTTTGTGCGGACCTTTTGATCATATTATCATTCCCAGAAATTCCACCAAGACCGATTGGGAAGTGGAATTGGCGGTTATTATTGGAAAAAAGGCCACTTATGTAAGTAAGGAAGATGCCATGGAATATGTTGCAGGATATGCCGTGCATAACGATGTCAGCGAAAGGGATTTTCAACTCCATCACGGAGGTCAGTGGGTGAAAGGGAAAAGTGCAGACAACTTTGCTCCTCTTGGACCATATTTGGTCACCAAAGATGAAATAAGTAATCCCCACAATCTCAGGCTTTGGTTGAAATTAAACGGAGAAACCATGCAGGACAGCAATACCTCAGATTTGGTCTTCGATGTGCCTACTTTGGTCTCTTATATCAGCCAATACATGACCCTCCTACCTGGCGACATCATTTCAACCGGAACTCCTTCGGGCGTTGGACTTGGACTTAAACCTCCCCGCTATCTCAAGGAAGGCGATATTGTGGAATTAGGTGTAGAAGGTTTGGGAATTTCCAAGCAGGTAGCTGTTCATGCAAAGTAG
- a CDS encoding thrombospondin type 3 repeat-containing protein, translated as MKIVDTKRIFRNSFWIAIFCSVFLMQHQSVAIEDRFIIHQTPSAELSNLKINSGKLEPRFHPSILDYKVEVSFSNFVFDITPFTADANARVFIKGIEVSPSVPSPKILLFQGTNNIPIQVTLSNGDQKIYSLTVFRSAPLPGEGNNFALSSSDCEEYLDIDDCTAAQTDTDGDGVPDFTDFCPNTPFGEPVDTSGCSDSQKDTDEDGVTDDLDLCPGTPLGAEVNEDGCTPDQIDTDQDGVPDYLDLCPNTPEGEEVNQDGCSLSQIDTDGDGVMDDKDICPETPEGEEVDENGCSPDQIDTDGDGVPDYLDLCPDTPAGSQVDENGCALSQLDTDGDGVSDDLDLCPETPLGAEVDENGCSPDQIDTDGDSVPDYLDQCPNTPVGAQVDENGCSPDQIDTDGDGIPDYLDQCPNTPTGVQVDANGCALSQLDSDGDGVTDDLDLCPDTPTGVQVDANGCALSQLDSDGDGVTDDLDQCPDTPTGVQVDANGCALSQLDSDGDGVTDDLDQCPDTPTGVQVDANGCALSQLDSDGDGVTDNLDLCPDTPTGVQVDANGCALSQLDSDGDGVTDDMDQCPDTPTGVQVDANGCALSQLDSDGDGITDDLDLCPDTPTGVQVDANGCALSQLDSDGDGVTDDLDQCPDTPTGVQVDANGCALSQLDSDGDGVTDDLDQCPDTPTGVQVDANGCALSQLDSDGDGVTDDLDQCPDTPTGVQVDANGCALSQLDSDGDGVTDDLDQCPDTPTGVQVDANGCALSQLDSDGDGVTDDLDQCPDTPTGVQVDANGCALSQLDSDGDGVTDDLDLCPDTPTRVQVDANGCAISQLDSDGDGVTDDLDQCPDTPTGVQVDANGCALSQLDSDGDGITDDLDQCPDTPTGVQVDANGCAISQLDSDGDGITDDLDQCPDTPTGVQVDANGCALSQLDSDGDGITDDLDQCPDTPTGVQVDADGCALSQLDSDEDGVNDDLDQCPDTPTGVQVDANGCALSQLDSDGDGVTDDLDQCPDTPTGVQVDANGCALSQLDSDGDGVNDDLDQCPDTPTGVQVDANGCALSQLDSDGDGVTDDLDLCPDTPTGVQVDANGCALSQLDSDGDGVNDDLDQCPDTLAGAEVDENGCSQDQIDTDEDGIPDYLDLCEDTPSGTQVDENGCALSQLDTDEDGITDDMDQCPETPDGAEVDENGCALSQLDSDNDSITDDLDQCPDTPEGFEVDEFGCALSQKDTDMDGVTDDVDLCPETPEGAEVDQFGCALDELTPIAIVDFEDVDLLETIWGTPFEELTLPDQILVLTDNGDWVYLPITWDAGEYDPFQNGPYILTGVITLPNSWENQTDREPTIIVVVLPKESPIDLELSNDIFTHEDSDEAIFVGEFTVIDPIDDIHILELVPGALDNDLFTIIDNQLYWTNNSLMPGETTFSVLVKVTDRDGNILEKEFTITRRINELSDLEIPNTFTPNGDNFNDQWGMSSLKIYKGVKMHIFERSGLRVFYSEDPERKWDGTYLGKELPTGTYYYVIEIADTNESRKGMLNLLRK; from the coding sequence ATGAAAATCGTCGACACCAAACGAATTTTCAGAAACAGTTTCTGGATAGCTATATTTTGCAGTGTTTTTTTGATGCAACATCAATCTGTCGCCATCGAAGACAGGTTCATTATTCACCAAACCCCCAGTGCTGAACTTTCCAATCTGAAAATCAATTCCGGTAAACTTGAACCCAGATTTCACCCCTCAATTTTAGATTATAAGGTAGAGGTTTCTTTTTCCAATTTTGTTTTTGATATCACTCCTTTTACAGCAGACGCTAATGCCAGGGTTTTTATAAAAGGCATTGAGGTCAGTCCTTCTGTCCCTTCACCAAAAATTTTACTTTTTCAGGGAACCAACAATATTCCGATACAGGTCACTTTATCAAATGGAGATCAAAAAATCTATTCTTTAACTGTTTTCCGGTCTGCACCGCTTCCAGGTGAGGGCAACAATTTTGCCCTGTCATCCAGTGATTGTGAGGAATATTTGGATATTGATGATTGTACTGCAGCCCAGACTGATACAGACGGGGACGGGGTACCCGATTTCACGGATTTTTGCCCAAACACCCCTTTTGGAGAGCCTGTTGACACCTCAGGTTGCTCGGATTCGCAAAAAGACACAGATGAAGATGGGGTAACAGATGATTTGGATCTTTGCCCGGGCACCCCTTTAGGTGCAGAGGTGAATGAGGATGGCTGTACACCTGATCAGATTGATACGGACCAAGACGGTGTTCCTGATTATCTTGACTTATGCCCAAATACTCCTGAAGGAGAGGAAGTTAACCAAGATGGATGTAGCCTGTCCCAAATCGATACCGACGGAGATGGGGTTATGGATGACAAAGATATCTGTCCAGAAACTCCCGAAGGAGAAGAAGTTGATGAGAATGGATGTAGCCCGGATCAGATTGATACGGATGGAGATGGTGTTCCTGATTATCTTGATCTGTGCCCTGACACTCCAGCCGGGAGTCAGGTAGATGAAAACGGATGTGCTTTATCCCAATTGGATACAGATGGAGATGGGGTTTCAGATGATTTGGATCTTTGTCCGGAAACACCATTAGGTGCTGAAGTAGATGAAAACGGTTGTAGTCCAGATCAGATTGATACAGATGGTGACAGTGTTCCCGATTATCTTGACCAATGTCCCAATACACCTGTCGGTGCCCAAGTGGATGAAAACGGTTGCAGTCCTGATCAAATTGATACTGACGGAGATGGAATTCCTGATTATCTGGATCAATGTCCCAATACTCCCACAGGGGTACAGGTGGATGCCAATGGATGCGCTCTTTCCCAATTGGATTCGGATGGAGATGGTGTCACTGATGACCTTGACCTATGTCCTGATACTCCCACAGGGGTACAGGTGGATGCAAATGGTTGTGCACTTTCACAATTGGATTCGGATGGAGATGGTGTCACTGATGACCTTGACCAATGTCCTGATACTCCAACAGGCGTACAGGTAGATGCAAATGGTTGTGCACTTTCACAATTGGATTCGGATGGAGATGGTGTCACTGATGACCTTGACCAATGTCCTGATACTCCAACAGGCGTACAGGTAGATGCAAATGGATGCGCGCTTTCCCAATTGGATTCGGACGGGGACGGGGTCACTGATAACCTTGACCTATGTCCCGATACTCCCACAGGGGTACAGGTGGATGCAAATGGCTGTGCTTTATCACAGCTGGATTCGGACGGCGATGGGGTCACTGATGACATGGACCAATGTCCTGATACTCCAACAGGGGTACAGGTGGACGCAAATGGTTGTGCTTTGTCACAGTTGGATTCGGACGGGGATGGAATTACTGATGACCTTGACCTATGTCCCGATACTCCCACAGGGGTACAGGTGGATGCAAATGGTTGTGCACTTTCACAATTGGATTCGGATGGAGATGGTGTCACTGATGACCTTGACCAATGTCCTGATACTCCAACAGGCGTACAGGTGGATGCAAATGGATGCGCGCTTTCACAATTGGATTCGGATGGAGATGGTGTCACTGATGACCTTGACCAATGTCCTGATACTCCAACAGGCGTACAGGTAGATGCAAATGGATGCGCGCTTTCCCAATTGGATTCGGATGGAGATGGTGTCACTGATGACCTTGACCAATGTCCCGATACTCCCACAGGCGTACAGGTGGATGCAAATGGTTGTGCACTTTCACAATTGGATTCGGATGGAGATGGTGTCACTGATGACCTTGACCAATGTCCTGATACTCCAACAGGCGTACAGGTGGATGCAAATGGATGCGCGCTTTCACAATTGGATTCGGATGGAGATGGTGTCACTGATGACCTTGACCAATGTCCTGATACTCCCACAGGCGTACAGGTGGATGCAAATGGTTGTGCTCTTTCCCAATTGGATTCGGACGGCGACGGGGTCACTGATGACCTAGACCTATGTCCCGATACTCCCACAAGGGTACAGGTAGATGCCAATGGTTGTGCTATATCACAGTTGGATTCGGACGGGGACGGGGTCACTGATGACCTTGACCAATGTCCTGATACTCCCACAGGCGTACAGGTGGATGCCAATGGCTGTGCTTTGTCACAGTTGGATTCGGACGGAGATGGAATTACTGATGACCTTGACCAATGTCCCGATACTCCGACAGGCGTACAGGTAGATGCAAATGGATGCGCAATTTCCCAATTGGATTCGGATGGGGATGGAATTACTGATGACCTTGACCAATGTCCTGATACTCCCACAGGAGTACAGGTGGATGCAAATGGTTGTGCTTTGTCACAATTGGATTCGGACGGAGATGGAATTACTGATGACCTTGACCAGTGTCCCGATACTCCCACAGGGGTACAGGTGGATGCAGATGGCTGTGCTTTATCACAGCTGGATTCGGACGAGGATGGGGTCAATGATGACCTTGACCAATGTCCTGATACTCCAACAGGGGTACAGGTGGATGCCAATGGATGTGCACTTTCCCAATTGGATTCGGATGGGGACGGGGTCACTGATGACCTAGACCAATGTCCTGATACGCCCACAGGCGTACAGGTGGATGCCAATGGATGCGCACTTTCCCAATTGGATTCGGATGGGGACGGGGTCAATGATGACCTTGACCAATGTCCTGATACTCCAACAGGGGTACAGGTGGATGCCAATGGATGTGCACTTTCCCAATTGGATTCGGACGGGGATGGGGTCACTGATGACCTTGACCTATGTCCCGATACTCCCACAGGCGTACAGGTGGATGCCAATGGATGCGCACTTTCCCAATTGGATTCGGATGGGGACGGGGTCAATGATGACCTTGACCAATGTCCCGATACACTTGCTGGGGCAGAAGTAGATGAAAACGGATGTAGCCAAGATCAAATTGATACAGATGAAGATGGAATACCTGACTATTTGGACCTATGTGAGGATACGCCCTCAGGTACTCAGGTAGACGAAAACGGTTGCGCTCTTTCTCAACTGGACACTGATGAAGACGGGATAACAGATGATATGGACCAATGTCCGGAAACACCTGATGGAGCTGAAGTAGATGAAAACGGCTGCGCACTTTCCCAATTGGATTCGGATAATGATAGTATCACTGATGATTTGGATCAATGTCCGGATACTCCCGAAGGATTTGAAGTTGATGAATTTGGCTGTGCACTTTCACAAAAAGATACTGACATGGATGGGGTTACAGATGATGTGGATTTATGTCCCGAAACCCCTGAAGGTGCTGAAGTGGATCAGTTTGGCTGCGCTTTAGATGAACTTACCCCGATTGCAATAGTGGATTTCGAGGATGTTGATTTGCTGGAAACTATCTGGGGAACCCCATTTGAAGAATTGACTCTACCGGATCAAATCCTTGTACTGACTGATAATGGAGATTGGGTCTATTTACCAATCACCTGGGATGCAGGAGAATACGACCCCTTCCAAAACGGGCCCTACATACTGACCGGAGTAATTACACTTCCGAATAGTTGGGAAAATCAAACGGATAGAGAACCGACAATTATTGTTGTTGTTTTGCCAAAAGAAAGTCCGATAGACCTGGAATTGAGCAATGATATCTTCACCCATGAGGATAGTGATGAGGCCATATTTGTTGGGGAATTTACAGTCATAGATCCTATTGATGACATCCATATCTTGGAATTGGTCCCAGGTGCCTTGGATAACGATCTTTTCACAATTATCGACAACCAATTGTATTGGACCAATAACAGCTTGATGCCTGGAGAAACCACATTTTCAGTGTTGGTTAAAGTGACTGATAGAGATGGCAATATCTTGGAGAAAGAGTTTACGATCACACGAAGAATCAATGAACTGAGTGATCTGGAAATTCCAAACACATTTACCCCTAATGGCGATAATTTCAATGACCAATGGGGAATGTCAAGCCTTAAAATCTACAAAGGAGTGAAAATGCATATTTTCGAAAGAAGTGGCCTGCGGGTTTTCTATTCTGAGGATCCTGAGAGAAAATGGGATGGAACTTACCTTGGAAAAGAACTTCCAACAGGCACCTATTATTATGTGATAGAAATAGCGGATACCAACGAGTCCAGAAAAGGTATGCTGAATCTTCTCAGAAAGTAG